In Bubalus bubalis isolate 160015118507 breed Murrah chromosome 20, NDDB_SH_1, whole genome shotgun sequence, the sequence TTTGCAGCCCCAACTCAAGGGACATTTGACACAGAGTCTAGTAATATTGTCATCTGCACATGCCCTTTACACCTTTCTCTCCCATGAGGCCAGAAGATCAACTCTTTAACTCTTCTTGGTTCCTGCCACAACTAGCCCAGGGTCCTGCATGGACTGGCTATCTACAGTAGATACTGCTGTGTGATGGAAAGTTAGAGGGGCTGGACAATAAAAAGTTCTATTTTCCTGCCAAGGATGGAATCCCCTCCACTACTGGCTTCAAAATCCCAGGCTGAAGGCCTGTGAGATCCTCCCAAACTCTACTCTGCTCCAGCTATCTCTGACTCCTGACCCCTGACTCTACCTGCTCCCTACCACCCACCTGCCTCTCCCTAGTCTATACCTTCTCAAACGTTTTATAGTGTTCCTTGACTATCTTCTGTACAAAGACGTAGAACCTCCGATTCAGGTCCTTGAAGAGGTCCAGGGCAGTGTTGGGCAGGTAACGGAGGACAGGGATGAAGTCAGATGGGTTCCCGGAGGCAGCTATCTCCCCAAACTCATTACTCAGGTTGATGAGGCTAAGAAACTCTTGGTCATTGTGGTCATAGCGCCGGCCAAAGCATATGGCACAGATGACATTGGCCACTGACACCACTATATACCTGTAGGGGTCAAAGCGCCCAGGCCCTGACATCAGCTCCTGGAACTTGCCCAGGAGGTACTCGGCCTCCTTGTTCACATGCTCTTCCAGGTAGCAGGAGGACGAGGATGCCGGGTCTGAGGCGGTGGAGAAACTCTTCAGAGCATTCTGGGCCAGGCGTCGCCGGGCAGCCCACACCGGTCCAGAGTCTGGGTTGAAGGTCAGGCTCTGGCCATCAGTGATCAAGGTGAAGCTGTAGAGGTCTGGCCGGCCCTTGAAATCATCGCCCTGCCGCACCAGGGCCTGCCGGATGGTGTCCAGGCCGCTGAGCACCAGCACGGGTGTGCAGCCAATGCGGATCTGCAGCACGTCCCCATAGCGCTGGCTCAGCTGCGACAGGACCACGTGTGGGTTCTTCCCCAACATCAGCATGTGCCCGAGCAGGGGCCAGCCCCAGGGCTCCGGGGGACTCTTCAGGCCTTGAGGGACCCGAGGCCGCCAGGTCCTGACCACCCAAAATACCAGGCAGAAGATGGCAGAGGCCAGGAGAAGTTCTGTGGCCGAGATGGGGATGGGGAGTCCAAACACAGAAAACATGATCCACGTAGATTCCAAGGTGGCTGCTGAGAGGTGAGATGGGAGGAAAAGGTCAAAAGATCTGACACGTGGATGGAAGGAGCCAGTGTCCTAAAATGTCAGCACACCAGTCAAGAAAAGGGAAAACCTTATCCAGAACTGTTCACTGGGCATGAAATGGGAGAGGAGATAGGAGAAGCTGTTTGTGGAGCTGCCAACTCCATACCAAGAATTTCAGTCATTCTTCATTCAGTCCTGGCCACAGCCTTTGTGGTAGGCAGCACTGAGACTCAGAAAAAGtacataacttgcccaaagtcacacagccaagcAACAACAGAATCCAAACCCAATCCAAACTTGTCTAAttccagaacaccttacctgccatATCAATCTCAGTGTCAGTCTG encodes:
- the LOC102399021 gene encoding cytochrome P450 1A1 produces the protein MFSVFGLPIPISATELLLASAIFCLVFWVVRTWRPRVPQGLKSPPEPWGWPLLGHMLMLGKNPHVVLSQLSQRYGDVLQIRIGCTPVLVLSGLDTIRQALVRQGDDFKGRPDLYSFTLITDGQSLTFNPDSGPVWAARRRLAQNALKSFSTASDPASSSSCYLEEHVNKEAEYLLGKFQELMSGPGRFDPYRYIVVSVANVICAICFGRRYDHNDQEFLSLINLSNEFGEIAASGNPSDFIPVLRYLPNTALDLFKDLNRRFYVFVQKIVKEHYKTFEKGHIRDITDSLIEHCQDKRLDENANIQLSDEKIVNVVVDLFGAGFDTVTTALSWSLLYLVTSPRVQKKIQEELDTVIGRARWPRLSDRPQLPYLEAFILETFRHSSFVPFTIPHSTTRDTNLNGFYIPKGRCVFVNQWQINHDQKLWEDPSEFRPERFLTADGTVNKVLSEKVIIFGLGKRKCIGETIARLEVFLFLAILLHQVEFRVTPGVKVDMTPLYGLTMKYARCEHFQAHMRS